The following proteins are encoded in a genomic region of Oncorhynchus kisutch isolate 150728-3 linkage group LG6, Okis_V2, whole genome shotgun sequence:
- the LOC109893382 gene encoding non-structural maintenance of chromosomes element 1 homolog — protein MSRPLGESHKRFLQTMMVNGIIDGSKARALHRHCCETHGAHYAHDKLDEFIEVINAQLQPMFMQIRKGMSEEDGLQYHALVNMAETDVTRMSTDYADNELELFRKTMDLIVDSDNGTASSTDILNCADSLQTKKLKKRETEHVLNRLVQDKWLNEKNGDYSLSTRCIMEMEQYIRMLYQDQVKVCHICHNVALQCQMCENPTCGIKIHTPCVARYFKGRTDPRCPACEDFWPHEIPDVYRPPSSQSETQSAAKENTAPTPTPRSTAQTRRTRRS, from the exons ATGTCTCGACCACTGGGAGAAAGCCATAAAAGGTTCCTGCAAACCATGATGGTCAATGGGATCATTGATGGTTCCAAGGCAAGGGCTCTCCACCGGCATTGCTGTGAGACACACGGTG CACATTATGCTCATGATAAACTTGATGAATTCATCGAGGTTATCAATGCCCAGCTGCAGCCCATGTTCATGCAGATCAGAAAAGGGATGTCTGAGGAGGATGGTCTTCAGTACCATGCTTTG GTGAACATGGCTGAAACTGATGTGACCAGGATGTCAACTGATTATGCAGACAACGAGTTGGAATTATTTCGAAAAACA ATGGACCTAATTGTGGACTCTGACAATGGAACCGCCTCTTCCACGGACATTCTTAACTGTGCCGACAGCCTCCAGACAAAGAAGCTAAAGAAAAGAGAAACGGAACATGTACTGAACAGGCTTGTTCAGGATAAGTGGCTGAATGAG AAAAATGGAGACTACTCTCTCTCCACTCGATGTATAATGGAGATGGAGCAATATATTCGGATGTTGTATCAAGACCAGGTCAAGGTCTGCCATATCTGTCACAATGTGGCCTTGCAG TGCCAGATGTGTGAAAATCCTACATGTGGCATCAAAATCCACACCCCTTGTGTCGCCAGATACTTCAAAGGAAGGACTGATCCACGATGCCCTGCCTGTGAGGACTTCTGGCCACATGAGATCCCAG ATGTGTATAGACCTCCGTCCTCTCAGAGCGAGACTCAGTCAGCAGCCAAAGAGAACACGGCCCCCACCCCCACTCCTCGGTCTACAGCTCAGACCCGGAGGACCAGGAGGTCATAA
- the LOC109892250 gene encoding uncharacterized protein LOC109892250, giving the protein MFLLIIIFTNFGTLIADDAKSDRNLQCFNDYDKSMVCHFTTDKSKCAEYNMTLELLGSQNIGQNDCTFKEKERSNDVFKCGCSIDPMVLIIGEEFNATLWNSGKRLNSKILCIKCSIKPKTPTIQKVKPTENGNFLVKWKTNYPDDAPFSKDLIAELSYRKKGETDEVSKNDSTTSHELLGRDLEPNTIYALKVRTYTDRSGHFSDWSEELEFTNPASSQKVLQIVIVFSCIAVIIITSALFWCSVRLKTKWWDNIPKCSNPDLLYMVPGVPKVLSPPKIPLSSIYVDSSKMDTEGKTWTNPLIVDGSSGRGSGSELDSSSSLGYAHTCPMSPEPSNVQIISHLQEALSKVFPSLVPLDGNPQSLLLAPPMTDDGTQMICPEPNRDIGVCSSDYNPLHFMSESGGSCGSSCYNNITDSPPVPLNSIQELTTSKTSSFPKQPLLFCNSSYHSGEAEVLKNAHPQLFLGSGQQDLNLSTNCAPLLQTEFSYHPCDGASDDSETTTSAEDTSLIYGSNDSNVSEPHNVISVVAGYQSFSEAVGKDNERGTDAFMDVPLPLKGFQDVDSSESLIYNVNPCYHSLPDPGCCLPPSDVDYQTLQSLGQNSPDQWVSDKLLNKCLETEIPQSSMRNIPLNVLSNSQGGQCPIPGSPFLTAFCSDQAMQIDNDSSYHCV; this is encoded by the exons ATGTTTctattaattattatattcacAAACTTTGGGACTTTGATAGCTGATGATG CAAAGAGTGACAGAAATCTTCAATGCTTCAACGATTATGACAAAAGTATGGTTTGTCATTTTACAACTGACAAGTCTAagtgtgctgaatacaacatgacATTGGAATTATTGGGCTCGCAAAATAT AGGCCAGAATGATTGTACTTTCAAGGAAAAGGAGAGGTCCAATGATGTTTTCAAATGTGGATGCTCTATTGATCCAATGGTCCTTATTATTGGGGAGGAGTTTAATGCAACACTTTGGAATTCTGGGAAGCGTCTAAATTCCAAAATCCTCTGTATCAAATGCAGCA TAAAACCCAAAACCCCCACCATCCAAAAGGTGAAACCAACAGAAAATGGGAATTTCCTGGTCAAATGGAAGACAAACTACCCTGATGATGCACCGTTTTCTAAGGACTTGATTGCCGAATTGAGCTACAGAAAGAAAGGAGAAACAGATGAG GTGTCCAAAAATGACTCAACAACTTCCCATGAATTACTTGGCAGAGACTTGGAGCCAAACACCATTTATGCTCTGAAGGTCAGAACTTATACTGACAGGAGCGGCCATTTCAGTGACTGGAGTGAAGAGTTGGAATTCACCAACC CTGCATCATCTCAGAAAGTACTCCAGATTGTCATTGTTTTCAGTTGCATTGCTGTTATCATCATCACAAGTGCTTTATTTTGGTGCAGTGTTAG ACTCAAAACCAAGTGGTGGGATAATATTCCTAAATGTTCAAACCCAGACCTTTTGTATATGGTTCCAGGAGTGCCTAAG GTATTGTCTCCTCCCAAAATACCTTTATCCTCCATCTATGTTGATTCTTCAAAAATGGACACTGAAGGAAAAACATG GACAAACCCCTTGATAGTAGATGGGAGCAGTGGAAGAGGTAGTGGCTCAGAGCTTGACTCATCATCTTCCCTGGGTTATGCCCACACATGTCCCATGAGCCCGGAGCCTAGTAATGTGCAGATCATTAGCCATCTTCAAGAGGCCCTGAGCAAAGTCTTTCCCAGCCTTGTTCCTTTGGACGGGAATCCTCAGTCATTGCTTTTAGCCCCTCCTATGACAGATGATGGTACACAAATGATTTGCCCTGAGCCAAATAGAGACATTGGTGTGTGTTCATCTGACTACAATCCTCTTCATTTCATGAGTGAGTCTGGAGGCTCTTGTGGGTCGTCTTGTTACAACAATATTACCGACTCCCCCCCAGTGCCCCTCAACTCCATTCAAGAGTTAACAACAAGCAAGACATCCTCATTTCCTAAGCAGCCTCTGCTCTTTTGTAACTCCTCCTACCATTCTGGTGAGGCTGAAGTGTTGAAAAATGCCCATCCACAGCTGTTTCTTGGTAGTGGTCAACAAGACCTTAACTTGTCCACGAACTGTGCACCCCTCTTGCAAACCGAGTTTTCATATCACCCGTGTGATGGCGCCAGTGATGATTCAGAGACTACCACGTCAGCAGAGGACACCAGTCTGATCTATGGCTCTAATGACAGCAATGTGTCCGAACCTCACAATGTTATCAGTGTCGTTGCTGGATATCAGAGCTTCAGTGAGGCGGTCGGTAAGGACAATGAGAGAGGAACTGATGCCTTCATGGATGTGCCACTGCCACTTAAGGGTTTCCAGGATGTGGACAGTAGCGAGTCACTGATTTATAATGTGAATCCATGTTACCACAGCCTGCCTGACCCTGGATGCTGCCTTCCCCCGAGTGACGTCGATTATCAGACTTTACAGAGCCTGGGACAAAATAGCCCAGATCAGTGGGTTTCAGACAAACTGCTGAACAAGTGTTTGGAGACTGAGATCCCTCAAAGCTCCATGAGGAACATACCTCTAAATGTCCTGTCCAACTCACAGGGAGGACAATGTCCGATACCTGGAAGTCCCTTTCTTACTGCTTTCTGTTCAGACCAAGCCATGCAAATAGACAATGACAGCTCTTATCATTGTGTGTGA